A window of the Synechococcus sp. JA-3-3Ab genome harbors these coding sequences:
- a CDS encoding helicase-related protein, whose amino-acid sequence MQPGSIVCCRHREWVVLPADSEEGVVLRPLTGTPEDAIHIHRQLMNLVGGTLPFERIEPAFFPLPCADRVADAAAAHLLWQAARLILREGATPFRSLGRISIRPRTYQFVPLLMALRLDPVRLFIADDVGVGKTIEALLIARELLDRGEIRRFCVLCPPYLCEQWARELAEKFHLEPVVIRSGTVGQLERQTPLGQSLYEYFPVQVASIDFVKTERNRPQFLQFCPELIIADEVHGAAAASSGRAQQERHALLRAIAQAPNRHLILLTATPHSGIPEAFRSLLGLLRPEFEAWDFQDLTESQRLELARHFVQRTRRDIKETWQETACFPSREAEDETYDLSPRYRELFERTYAFCAELVRTGQQMEQRRRRVRYWGALALLRCVMSSPAAALAALANRGAGSREEEAEEAEESFSRWVFESAEERTDDELPLPALEAADQTLPDSDRRRLRELARLAGQLRGVDQDTKLARAIELVKRLLKESFHPILWCRYVATAEYLADHLRQHLGSATQVACVTGRMGDEEREAKIAEMAVDQPRVLVATDCLSEGINLQEKLTAVIHYDLPWNPNRLEQREGRVDRYGQRAPRVKVIRFFGRDNPVDGVVLKVLLNKVREIRRTLGTHVPVPEASESVTQAVLEALFLRQGSGSGERQLELDLGMAEVSRFHARWDRSAEQERRNRTRFAQRSLKPEEVQRELEATDAVLGDPQAVQQFFLAAAQRLGLAVIPDRQSGVFQVNLSREGTATLPEAIRSALPQPKGGHWRISFVSPTPEGAEYVGRNHRLIAALAHFLLEKALDNPEEAVVSRCGVVRTRAVAELTTLLLLRVRYLVEQPLAQPLLAEEVLVLGGVGLERGAARWLETGAALQLLAKATPDANLPLAEKQELVQHVLDSLSPWPPTAENWGLGHPLQQGIREAICRRAGELADAHRRIRQAISQRVRGLEVKPQFPPDLLGILVLQPLLSR is encoded by the coding sequence ATGCAGCCTGGCTCAATTGTTTGCTGCCGCCACCGCGAGTGGGTGGTGCTCCCCGCTGATTCCGAAGAAGGGGTAGTGCTGCGGCCCCTTACTGGTACGCCAGAGGATGCGATTCACATTCACCGACAACTGATGAACCTTGTAGGCGGCACCTTGCCCTTTGAGCGCATCGAGCCGGCCTTCTTCCCGCTGCCCTGCGCCGACCGAGTTGCCGATGCTGCAGCCGCCCATCTCCTCTGGCAGGCAGCGCGGCTTATCTTGCGCGAGGGCGCCACTCCCTTTCGCTCGCTGGGGCGCATCTCCATCCGGCCCCGAACCTACCAGTTTGTGCCGTTGCTCATGGCGCTGCGCCTTGATCCGGTGCGGCTGTTTATTGCCGACGACGTGGGAGTGGGCAAGACCATCGAAGCGCTGCTGATAGCCAGAGAACTTCTGGATCGCGGCGAGATCCGGCGCTTTTGTGTCCTTTGCCCGCCTTATTTGTGCGAGCAGTGGGCCAGGGAGCTGGCCGAGAAGTTTCACCTCGAGCCGGTAGTTATCCGCTCGGGGACGGTAGGGCAACTGGAGCGGCAAACCCCGCTGGGACAGAGCCTCTACGAATACTTCCCGGTGCAGGTGGCCAGCATTGATTTTGTCAAAACAGAGCGCAACCGCCCTCAATTTTTACAGTTTTGTCCTGAGCTGATCATTGCCGACGAAGTGCACGGTGCGGCGGCGGCCAGTTCCGGCAGAGCTCAGCAGGAGCGGCATGCCCTTTTGAGAGCCATTGCCCAAGCGCCCAACCGCCACCTGATTCTGCTGACGGCTACTCCCCACAGCGGCATCCCAGAGGCCTTCCGTTCCTTGCTGGGGCTGCTGCGGCCTGAGTTTGAGGCGTGGGACTTTCAGGATCTCACTGAGAGCCAGCGCCTCGAGCTGGCCCGTCACTTTGTCCAGCGCACGCGGCGGGACATTAAGGAGACCTGGCAAGAAACCGCCTGCTTCCCAAGCCGAGAAGCTGAAGATGAGACCTATGACCTTTCGCCCCGCTACCGCGAGCTGTTTGAGCGCACCTATGCCTTCTGCGCGGAGCTGGTGCGCACCGGCCAGCAGATGGAACAGCGGCGGCGGCGAGTACGCTACTGGGGGGCGCTGGCTCTTTTGCGCTGTGTCATGTCCAGTCCGGCAGCGGCCTTGGCAGCGCTGGCCAATCGCGGTGCAGGCTCCCGGGAGGAAGAAGCTGAAGAGGCCGAGGAGAGCTTTAGCCGCTGGGTGTTCGAGTCAGCAGAAGAGCGTACTGACGACGAATTACCGCTGCCAGCCCTCGAAGCAGCAGATCAAACTCTGCCCGACAGCGACCGCCGCCGGCTGCGCGAGCTCGCCCGCCTGGCTGGTCAACTGCGTGGCGTAGACCAAGACACCAAGCTGGCGCGGGCCATCGAGCTAGTGAAGCGGCTCCTCAAAGAGAGCTTTCACCCCATTCTCTGGTGCCGCTATGTGGCCACGGCGGAGTATCTTGCCGACCACCTTCGACAACACCTGGGATCCGCAACTCAGGTAGCCTGCGTAACCGGCCGCATGGGCGACGAGGAGCGGGAGGCCAAGATTGCGGAAATGGCCGTTGACCAGCCACGGGTGCTGGTGGCCACCGACTGCCTCTCGGAAGGGATCAACCTGCAGGAAAAATTGACAGCCGTCATCCACTACGACCTGCCCTGGAACCCCAACCGGCTGGAGCAGCGGGAGGGGCGGGTGGATCGCTACGGCCAACGGGCCCCCCGGGTCAAGGTCATTCGTTTTTTTGGGCGAGATAACCCTGTGGACGGCGTGGTGCTAAAGGTGCTGCTGAACAAGGTGCGGGAAATTCGCCGCACCCTTGGCACCCACGTGCCTGTTCCCGAAGCGAGTGAAAGCGTTACCCAGGCGGTGCTGGAGGCGCTTTTTTTGCGCCAGGGATCCGGCTCAGGGGAGCGCCAGTTGGAGCTGGATCTGGGGATGGCAGAGGTGAGCCGGTTTCACGCCCGGTGGGATCGCTCTGCCGAGCAGGAGCGGCGCAACCGCACCCGTTTTGCCCAGCGATCCCTCAAGCCTGAAGAAGTGCAGCGGGAACTGGAGGCTACAGACGCCGTGCTGGGGGATCCGCAGGCAGTACAGCAATTTTTTCTCGCTGCCGCCCAGCGCCTGGGCCTGGCCGTGATCCCTGACCGGCAGTCTGGAGTCTTCCAGGTCAACCTCAGCCGAGAGGGCACGGCAACCCTGCCGGAGGCCATTCGTTCAGCCCTGCCCCAGCCCAAGGGTGGACACTGGCGGATTAGCTTTGTCTCCCCCACGCCAGAAGGAGCGGAGTACGTTGGCCGCAACCACCGCCTCATCGCTGCCCTGGCCCACTTTTTGCTGGAGAAGGCTCTAGATAATCCTGAAGAGGCCGTCGTCTCCCGCTGCGGGGTTGTGCGGACGCGGGCTGTGGCCGAGCTCACCACCCTCTTGTTGCTGCGCGTGCGCTACCTGGTGGAGCAGCCGCTGGCTCAGCCTCTGCTGGCGGAGGAGGTGCTGGTGCTGGGAGGGGTTGGCCTGGAAAGAGGCGCAGCCCGCTGGCTGGAAACTGGGGCAGCGCTCCAGCTTTTGGCCAAAGCCACGCCAGATGCCAACCTGCCGCTCGCGGAAAAGCAGGAGTTGGTGCAGCATGTGCTAGACAGCCTCAGCCCCTGGCCGCCGACTGCAGAAAACTGGGGCCTAGGACACCCCCTTCAGCAAGGGATCCGGGAGGCCATTTGCCGGCGGGCTGGCGAGCTGGCTGATGCCCACAGGCGCATCCGACAGGCTATCTCCCAGCGCGTGCGCGGGCTGGAGGTTAAGCC
- a CDS encoding cyclic nucleotide-binding domain-containing protein has protein sequence MSSSRYPFERVREHLLFQSLEDAEWKALTAALLPSRFSPGQVIFQEGDPSSDLYVVLSGIVELRRQYMRHPGDYWLATLHAGRVFGELSLLTGRRRSFTAVSLTEVQTLRLSREGLLLLPLEVQLKLYRAWTQIIGERVFWLDSMFADLLEQRGAENVASAMALLQQRYPA, from the coding sequence ATGAGCAGCAGCCGTTATCCGTTTGAGCGCGTTCGCGAGCACTTGCTCTTTCAGTCTTTGGAAGATGCTGAGTGGAAGGCATTGACGGCTGCCCTACTGCCCAGCCGCTTTTCCCCCGGCCAGGTGATCTTCCAAGAAGGGGATCCCAGTAGCGACCTATACGTAGTTCTCAGCGGGATCGTGGAGCTGCGTCGCCAGTACATGCGCCATCCCGGCGATTATTGGCTGGCCACGCTGCATGCCGGGCGCGTGTTTGGGGAACTTTCCTTGCTGACGGGACGGCGACGTTCCTTTACCGCGGTGAGCCTGACCGAAGTGCAAACCCTGCGCCTCTCCCGCGAGGGGCTGCTCCTATTGCCCCTGGAAGTCCAGCTGAAGCTCTACCGCGCCTGGACCCAGATCATCGGCGAGCGCGTCTTTTGGCTCGACAGCATGTTCGCGGATCTGCTGGAACAGCGGGGAGCCGAAAACGTGGCCTCGGCTATGGCCTTGCTGCAGCAGCGCTACCCCGCTTGA
- the gap gene encoding type I glyceraldehyde-3-phosphate dehydrogenase encodes MVRVAINGFGRIGRNFLRCWLGRSQSNLDIVAINDTSDARTAAHLLKYDSILGPLQGAEVEAVEGGLLVNGKHIHAVSDRNPSNLPWKEWKVDLVIEATGVFVDYQGASKHLEAGAKKVVITAPAKGGDIPTFVYGVNQHTYDPVRHNIVSNASCTTNCLAPILKVLLDKFGVLRATMTTTHSYTGDQRILDGGHRDLRRARAAALSMVPTTTGAAKAVALVIPELKGKLNGVAVRVPTPNVSLVDLVVQTERRVIAEEVNAALKDASETTMKGIIAYSDIPLVSIDYRGHDCSAIVDAEMTSVLDGDLVKVMAWYDNEWGYSQRVLDLAEYMAAHWVE; translated from the coding sequence GTGGTCAGGGTAGCCATCAACGGATTTGGTCGTATCGGTCGCAACTTTTTGCGGTGTTGGCTGGGTCGCTCCCAGTCCAATCTCGATATTGTTGCCATCAACGACACATCAGACGCCCGCACGGCTGCCCATCTGCTCAAATACGATTCCATTCTCGGGCCGCTGCAAGGGGCGGAAGTGGAGGCCGTCGAGGGTGGCCTGCTGGTTAACGGCAAGCATATCCACGCCGTTTCCGATCGCAACCCCAGCAACCTGCCCTGGAAAGAGTGGAAGGTGGATCTTGTTATTGAAGCTACAGGGGTGTTCGTAGACTATCAAGGGGCCTCTAAGCACCTTGAGGCGGGAGCCAAAAAAGTAGTGATCACCGCTCCGGCCAAGGGGGGCGACATTCCCACGTTTGTATATGGCGTTAACCAACACACCTATGACCCGGTGCGGCACAACATTGTCAGCAACGCCAGTTGCACCACCAACTGCCTTGCCCCCATCCTCAAAGTGTTGCTGGACAAGTTCGGCGTCTTGCGGGCCACGATGACCACCACCCACAGCTACACCGGTGACCAGCGGATTTTGGATGGCGGCCACCGCGATCTGCGACGGGCGCGGGCGGCGGCGTTGAGCATGGTGCCCACCACCACCGGGGCGGCCAAGGCGGTGGCGCTGGTGATCCCCGAACTGAAGGGCAAGCTGAACGGGGTGGCGGTACGGGTGCCCACGCCCAACGTGTCGCTGGTGGACTTGGTGGTGCAAACGGAGCGGCGCGTGATTGCCGAGGAGGTGAACGCGGCTCTCAAGGACGCTTCAGAGACCACGATGAAAGGGATCATTGCCTACTCCGATATCCCCTTAGTCTCCATCGACTACCGCGGCCACGACTGCTCGGCGATTGTGGATGCCGAGATGACCAGCGTGCTGGACGGGGATCTGGTGAAGGTGATGGCCTGGTACGACAACGAGTGGGGCTACTCGCAGCGGGTGCTGGATCTAGCTGAATATATGGCTGCTCACTGGGTTGAGTAG
- a CDS encoding 2'-5' RNA ligase family protein, whose product MLIDAPQQRLFLALLPPPDLQEQVTAIKQQFAEQFASRAALRSPPHITLVPPFEWPTAQLAALTGSLEAFAKEQAPVAVELCGFGAFPPRVIYIHVEPSPELQQLQAKAQRHMSLLLKQEEATAPARPFVPHMTVAFRDLQPAQFRAAWPQFKARLFQGSFLASALTLLLHDGKRWQVFAEFSLSASEGLRQETTAYSTQ is encoded by the coding sequence ATGCTGATCGATGCTCCCCAACAGCGGCTATTTCTCGCCCTCCTTCCCCCACCAGACCTGCAGGAGCAAGTGACCGCCATTAAACAACAGTTTGCCGAGCAATTCGCCAGCCGCGCAGCCCTGCGCTCGCCCCCTCACATCACCCTGGTGCCTCCTTTCGAGTGGCCCACTGCCCAGCTGGCGGCCCTGACAGGATCCCTAGAAGCATTTGCTAAGGAGCAGGCGCCAGTTGCCGTTGAGCTCTGTGGCTTCGGCGCCTTCCCGCCACGGGTTATTTATATTCACGTCGAGCCCTCCCCCGAGCTGCAACAGCTTCAGGCCAAGGCCCAGCGGCACATGAGCCTCCTTCTCAAGCAAGAAGAAGCAACGGCTCCAGCCCGTCCCTTTGTGCCCCACATGACTGTGGCCTTCCGGGATCTCCAGCCGGCCCAGTTCCGCGCCGCCTGGCCGCAGTTCAAGGCTCGCCTCTTCCAGGGATCCTTTCTCGCCTCTGCCCTGACCCTCCTCCTCCATGACGGCAAGCGCTGGCAGGTTTTTGCCGAATTCTCCCTCTCCGCCTCTGAGGGATTGAGGCAGGAAACAACAGCCTACTCAACCCAGTGA
- a CDS encoding (2Fe-2S) ferredoxin domain-containing protein has translation MTQLSAPLPTPASPSAEPQPDPIPSYHWHLFLCADQTKPKCCEKAVGLEAWEYLRLRIQQLNLELAGVGPLRVNRTKANCLRACNYGVPGPVLLVYPGGFWYHSATPPVIERVLQEHILGGKPVAEYLVAQDTLIAPQRP, from the coding sequence ATGACCCAGCTTTCCGCTCCCCTTCCCACGCCGGCAAGCCCATCTGCAGAACCTCAGCCGGATCCGATTCCGTCTTACCATTGGCATCTGTTCCTCTGCGCCGACCAGACCAAGCCCAAGTGCTGTGAAAAGGCGGTGGGGCTGGAAGCCTGGGAATACCTGAGGCTGCGGATCCAGCAGTTGAACCTGGAGCTGGCGGGCGTGGGCCCTCTGCGCGTCAACCGCACCAAGGCCAATTGTCTGCGGGCCTGCAACTACGGTGTTCCTGGGCCGGTGTTGTTGGTGTACCCCGGCGGGTTCTGGTACCACTCGGCCACGCCGCCGGTGATAGAGCGGGTGCTGCAAGAGCACATCTTGGGGGGAAAGCCGGTGGCCGAGTATCTGGTTGCTCAAGATACTCTGATTGCCCCTCAGCGCCCCTGA
- a CDS encoding lysophospholipid acyltransferase family protein, producing MGYRRRDWLAYWLLKWLVVNPLFRGLYFGRTYGQENVPRHGSLIIVSNHASHLDPPLVANAVRRPVAFMAKEELFQVPVLKQVIRLYGAYPVKRGGADRSALRATEAALAQGWAVGIFLNGTRTPDGRIPQPHLGAALVAARTQTPLLPVALWGTEKVLPKGSRWPRLFCPITVRIGRLIPPPASSDKAELQQATAACVEAIHALLDQGR from the coding sequence ATGGGCTATCGCCGCCGCGATTGGTTGGCCTACTGGCTGCTCAAGTGGCTGGTGGTCAACCCTTTATTTCGGGGACTGTATTTTGGCCGCACCTATGGCCAGGAAAACGTGCCGCGCCACGGATCCCTGATCATCGTCAGCAACCACGCCAGCCACTTGGATCCGCCGCTGGTGGCCAATGCGGTGCGCCGCCCGGTAGCCTTCATGGCCAAAGAAGAGCTGTTCCAGGTGCCGGTGCTGAAGCAGGTGATCCGGCTCTACGGGGCTTACCCGGTCAAAAGGGGAGGTGCGGATCGCAGCGCCTTGCGGGCCACAGAGGCAGCCCTGGCCCAGGGCTGGGCGGTAGGGATCTTTCTCAACGGCACCCGCACCCCCGATGGCCGCATCCCCCAGCCTCACCTGGGGGCAGCCTTGGTGGCAGCGCGCACCCAGACACCCTTGCTCCCCGTAGCCCTCTGGGGCACCGAGAAGGTGCTGCCCAAGGGATCCCGCTGGCCGCGCTTGTTTTGCCCCATCACGGTGCGCATCGGCAGGCTGATCCCCCCGCCGGCTTCCAGCGACAAAGCTGAGCTGCAGCAGGCAACCGCGGCCTGCGTGGAGGCCATCCATGCCCTCCTGGATCAGGGGCGCTGA